The following proteins are co-located in the Sporosarcina pasteurii genome:
- the rimM gene encoding ribosome maturation factor RimM (Essential for efficient processing of 16S rRNA), which translates to MNWYNVGKIVNTHGVRGEVRVMSRTDFPEERYAIGSKLGLFLPKSKQPIHLTVATHRKHKNFDLLTFENHSNINDVEKYRDGILKVSEEHLGELDEHEFYYHEIIGCNVVDLEGREIGKVTEIISTGANDVWSVKPETGKTHYIPYIEDVVKEVDIDNKKIVIDPLEGLLS; encoded by the coding sequence ATGAACTGGTATAACGTAGGAAAGATTGTCAACACGCATGGTGTTCGCGGAGAGGTCCGTGTAATGTCCCGTACAGATTTTCCTGAAGAGCGATATGCAATTGGAAGTAAATTAGGGCTTTTCTTACCTAAAAGTAAACAACCTATCCACTTAACTGTAGCAACACATCGAAAACATAAAAATTTCGATTTACTAACGTTTGAAAACCATTCAAATATCAACGATGTAGAAAAGTACCGCGATGGTATCTTAAAAGTGTCAGAAGAGCATCTTGGGGAGTTAGATGAGCATGAATTTTATTATCATGAAATCATCGGTTGCAATGTAGTTGATCTTGAAGGTAGAGAAATTGGAAAAGTTACCGAGATCATTTCTACGGGGGCTAATGATGTTTGGAGTGTGAAGCCTGAAACTGGAAAGACACATTATATTCCATACATTGAGGACGTTGTCAAAGAGGTCGATATCGACAATAAAAAAATTGTGATTGATCCCCTTGAAGGATTGTTATCATGA
- the trmD gene encoding tRNA (guanosine(37)-N1)-methyltransferase TrmD, translating into MKIDILSLFPEMFEGVLHSSIMKKAQEKEAVEFGVTDFRDYSENKHRKVDDYPYGGGAGMVLKPEPLFAAVEAVTEEVTAKPRVILLCPQGERFSQRKAEELAKEEHLIFVCGHYEGYDERIREELVTDEISLGDFVLTGGEIAAMAIVDSVVRLLPNVLGNTESSVLDSFSTGLLEHPQYTRPANFKGLEVPEVLLSGNHAKIEQWREEQALIRTYKRRKDLLKEAPLTEHQKKLLAELESKDTEL; encoded by the coding sequence ATGAAAATAGATATTCTTAGTTTGTTTCCGGAAATGTTTGAAGGAGTTTTACATTCCTCGATCATGAAAAAAGCGCAAGAAAAAGAAGCGGTCGAGTTTGGTGTTACAGATTTCAGGGACTACTCAGAGAATAAACATCGTAAAGTGGATGATTATCCGTACGGCGGCGGGGCAGGAATGGTATTGAAACCTGAACCGTTATTTGCAGCGGTAGAAGCTGTTACGGAGGAAGTAACAGCCAAACCACGCGTTATTTTATTATGTCCGCAAGGAGAACGTTTTTCTCAAAGAAAAGCGGAGGAATTGGCAAAAGAAGAGCATTTAATATTTGTTTGTGGACATTACGAGGGGTATGACGAGCGAATTCGGGAAGAGCTTGTGACGGATGAAATCTCCCTTGGAGACTTCGTTTTAACAGGTGGAGAAATTGCAGCGATGGCCATTGTTGATAGTGTTGTCAGGCTTTTACCGAATGTACTCGGCAATACAGAGTCCTCTGTACTAGATTCTTTTTCAACTGGTTTATTAGAACATCCTCAATATACTCGCCCCGCGAATTTTAAAGGTCTAGAAGTTCCGGAAGTTTTGCTTTCTGGAAACCATGCAAAAATTGAACAATGGCGAGAAGAACAAGCTTTAATTCGTACCTATAAAAGACGAAAAGACTTGTTGAAAGAAGCCCCATTAACCGAGCATCAAAAAAAACTTTTAGCTGAATTAGAAAGTAAAGATACCGAACTCTAA
- the dprA gene encoding DNA-processing protein DprA has translation MNLSEVEKRLLALHYVFPVPANRFTRLYEVDPELMQYLTFPTEKLAFILNVTPKKASKINASVVVNSALPFEELYDSYGIIPIPFTNPLYPKSLLTMFDPPAVLYVQGDAQLLAEKMKVSIIGSRKATFYSEKSLTFIVPPLVKNNVIIVSGLASGADTFAHQSAIKYGGKTIAVLGHGLFHIYPKENSALKDEIGKNHLLVTEYPPYVRPERWTFPMRNRIISGLANAIIVTEAAKKSGTMSTVEHALEHGKDVYAVPGPITSRLSEGPNNMISEGAEPLSNGYQVIEALR, from the coding sequence ATGAATTTATCGGAAGTTGAAAAAAGATTATTGGCACTTCATTACGTTTTCCCTGTCCCTGCCAATCGGTTTACGAGGTTATATGAAGTAGACCCAGAGCTTATGCAGTATTTAACATTTCCAACTGAAAAACTAGCGTTTATTCTCAATGTAACACCGAAGAAAGCTAGTAAAATAAATGCGAGTGTAGTTGTAAACTCCGCACTCCCTTTTGAAGAGTTATATGATTCTTATGGCATTATCCCCATCCCTTTCACAAATCCCTTATATCCTAAAAGTTTATTAACAATGTTTGATCCGCCGGCCGTGTTATACGTACAAGGTGACGCCCAGTTATTGGCTGAAAAAATGAAGGTTTCGATTATAGGTTCAAGAAAAGCGACGTTTTATTCGGAAAAATCTTTAACTTTTATTGTCCCTCCTTTAGTAAAAAATAATGTGATCATCGTTTCTGGATTGGCTAGTGGGGCAGACACATTTGCACACCAGTCTGCTATAAAATATGGTGGCAAGACAATTGCTGTGCTTGGTCATGGACTATTTCATATATATCCAAAAGAAAATAGTGCTTTAAAAGATGAAATAGGGAAAAATCATTTATTAGTTACAGAATATCCACCTTATGTCAGGCCAGAAAGATGGACTTTTCCAATGAGAAATCGAATTATTAGCGGATTAGCAAATGCGATTATCGTCACAGAAGCAGCAAAGAAAAGTGGAACGATGAGTACGGTTGAACATGCTTTGGAGCACGGTAAAGATGTATATGCCGTTCCTGGCCCAATTACTTCTCGATTATCGGAAGGGCCAAATAATATGATTAGTGAGGGCGCTGAACCATTATCTAATGGTTATCAAGTGATTGAAGCCTTAAGGTAG
- a CDS encoding EscU/YscU/HrcU family type III secretion system export apparatus switch protein, giving the protein MTNNRFERKEAIALSYDSSESDAPKVVAKGKGKIAENILAKALEHDVPIQEDASLVELLGQLNIEESIPEELYQAVSEVFAYVYQIEREHELENAKRL; this is encoded by the coding sequence ATGACAAATAATAGGTTTGAGCGAAAAGAAGCCATTGCACTGTCATATGATTCGAGTGAATCAGATGCTCCAAAGGTTGTCGCAAAGGGTAAAGGGAAAATCGCGGAAAACATATTAGCTAAAGCGTTAGAACACGATGTTCCGATACAAGAAGATGCAAGTTTAGTTGAGTTACTTGGGCAATTAAATATCGAGGAATCTATACCTGAAGAACTTTATCAAGCGGTATCTGAAGTGTTTGCTTATGTCTATCAAATTGAGAGAGAGCATGAGTTGGAAAACGCTAAAAGATTATGA
- a CDS encoding ribonuclease HII encodes MQTVKDIEALLKEIEEPTAWLKELENDERVGVKKALNRWYVNYQKRLKVLASYEQKKAFDASYKPFKQAYVAGVDEAGRGPLAGPVVTAAVILPEDSEALIGLDDSKAISKAKREQLAETIKEIAIAYSIHIQPATVIDELNIYSATKLSMEKAVETLSVSPDFVIVDAMQLTGHYRTESVIKADAQSLAVAAASILAKTTRDTYMDDIHTEFPMYQFAKNAGYGTAEHVEALKKHGPCIHHRKSFEPVKSLSKV; translated from the coding sequence ATGCAAACAGTGAAGGATATAGAAGCGTTATTAAAAGAAATAGAGGAACCGACAGCATGGTTGAAGGAACTTGAAAATGACGAAAGAGTCGGTGTGAAGAAAGCCTTGAACCGTTGGTATGTGAATTATCAAAAACGACTAAAAGTCTTAGCGTCGTATGAGCAAAAAAAAGCCTTTGATGCGTCGTATAAGCCGTTTAAACAAGCGTATGTCGCAGGGGTTGATGAAGCCGGGAGAGGCCCTTTAGCGGGTCCTGTCGTCACAGCAGCGGTAATATTGCCGGAAGATAGCGAAGCTTTAATAGGTCTTGATGACTCAAAAGCAATTTCAAAAGCAAAGCGAGAACAGCTTGCTGAAACGATTAAAGAAATCGCCATCGCCTATTCAATTCATATTCAACCTGCTACTGTGATTGACGAATTGAATATATACTCAGCGACTAAATTATCAATGGAAAAAGCTGTTGAAACATTATCTGTTTCACCGGACTTTGTTATCGTAGATGCCATGCAGTTAACGGGTCATTACCGGACTGAATCCGTCATCAAGGCAGATGCTCAAAGTCTAGCTGTTGCAGCAGCGTCTATCCTAGCGAAAACGACGAGAGATACTTATATGGACGACATACATACTGAATTTCCCATGTATCAATTTGCAAAAAATGCAGGGTATGGTACTGCGGAACATGTCGAGGCATTAAAAAAACACGGTCCATGTATTCACCACCGAAAAAGCTTCGAACCAGTAAAGTCATTATCAAAAGTGTAA
- a CDS encoding KH domain-containing protein, giving the protein MKQLIETIVKPLVDYPDDVQITMDERESRVTYKLSVNAEDMGKVIGKQGRVAKAIRTIVYSAAGSHHGKRVFVDIID; this is encoded by the coding sequence ATGAAGCAGCTGATTGAAACGATTGTTAAACCATTAGTCGATTATCCTGACGACGTTCAGATAACGATGGATGAACGGGAAAGCAGAGTTACGTATAAACTTTCCGTTAATGCCGAAGATATGGGTAAAGTAATCGGAAAGCAAGGACGCGTTGCGAAAGCAATCCGCACGATTGTTTATTCAGCAGCAGGCAGTCACCACGGAAAAAGAGTTTTTGTCGATATTATAGATTGA
- the sucD gene encoding succinate--CoA ligase subunit alpha has translation MSIYINKDTKVLVQGITGSTALFHTKEMLDYGTKIVAGVTPGRGGETAEGVPVFNTVEEAVKETGANVSVIYVPAPFAADAIMEAVDAELDMAICITEHIPILDMVKVKRYMEGKKTRLVGPNCPGVITADECKIGIMPGYIHTKGHIGVVSRSGTLTYEAVHQLSQAGIGQTTAVGIGGDPVNGTNFIDVLKEFNEDPETYAVVMIGEIGGTAEEEAAAWIKENMTKPVVGFIGGQTAPEGKRMGHAGAIISGGKGTAADKIKALNAAGVETADTPSVIGETLIKVIKEKGLYEKCKTH, from the coding sequence ATGAGTATTTATATTAATAAAGATACAAAAGTTCTCGTACAAGGAATTACAGGTTCTACAGCACTTTTCCATACCAAAGAAATGCTTGACTACGGTACGAAAATCGTAGCGGGTGTGACACCAGGTCGTGGTGGGGAAACTGCAGAAGGTGTACCTGTTTTTAATACAGTTGAAGAAGCAGTAAAAGAAACAGGCGCAAACGTCTCAGTTATCTACGTTCCTGCTCCGTTTGCAGCAGATGCAATCATGGAAGCGGTAGATGCTGAATTAGACATGGCGATTTGTATTACAGAGCACATCCCAATCTTAGATATGGTTAAAGTGAAGCGTTATATGGAGGGTAAGAAAACACGTCTTGTTGGACCGAACTGTCCAGGTGTGATTACAGCGGATGAGTGTAAAATTGGTATTATGCCAGGATATATTCATACAAAAGGTCACATAGGTGTTGTATCTCGTTCTGGAACGCTCACATATGAAGCAGTTCACCAGCTTTCACAAGCAGGTATTGGTCAAACGACAGCTGTTGGAATCGGTGGAGACCCAGTTAATGGGACAAACTTTATCGATGTTCTAAAAGAATTCAACGAAGATCCAGAAACATACGCAGTTGTTATGATTGGTGAAATCGGTGGAACAGCTGAAGAAGAAGCGGCAGCGTGGATCAAAGAGAATATGACGAAGCCAGTTGTTGGCTTTATCGGTGGACAAACAGCTCCAGAAGGAAAACGTATGGGGCATGCAGGTGCAATTATTTCTGGCGGTAAAGGAACTGCTGCAGATAAAATTAAAGCACTTAATGCTGCAGGCGTTGAAACTGCAGATACACCTTCTGTTATCGGAGAAACACTCATTAAAGTTATTAAAGAAAAAGGTCTTTACGAAAAGTGTAAAACCCATTAA
- the rpsP gene encoding 30S ribosomal protein S16, whose product MAVKIRLKRMGAKKTPFYRIVVADSRSPRDGRQIETVGTYNPLTSPVELKIDEELALKWLQNGAQPSDTVRNLFSDQGIMEKFHNAKHGK is encoded by the coding sequence ATGGCAGTTAAAATTCGTTTAAAACGTATGGGAGCTAAGAAAACTCCTTTCTATCGTATTGTAGTAGCAGATTCACGTTCACCACGTGACGGTCGTCAAATCGAGACAGTTGGAACGTACAATCCACTTACAAGCCCGGTAGAGTTAAAAATCGATGAAGAGCTAGCGCTAAAGTGGCTACAGAACGGTGCACAACCATCTGACACAGTGCGCAACCTGTTTTCTGACCAAGGCATCATGGAAAAATTCCATAATGCTAAACATGGTAAATAA
- the ylqF gene encoding ribosome biogenesis GTPase YlqF, giving the protein MTIQWFPGHMAKARREVTEKLKLVDIVFELIDARLPLSSRNPMIDEVIHQKPRLLILNKADLADNAETTKWIQYFKEQGMDAVAINSFQGQGLQKVTKTAKEILAPKIERMQSRGIRPGAIRAMIVGIPNVGKSTLINRLAKRNIAKTGNTPGVTRAQQWIKYGKELELLDTPGILWPKFEDPVAGYKLALTGAIKDTLLNMDDLALFALRFLEGHYPERLKEKYGLTEIGESPDEIIAVFDHIGQLRNVITTGGEIDYDKVSELIVQDVRNEQLGKLTFDLTEELH; this is encoded by the coding sequence ATGACAATACAGTGGTTTCCAGGCCATATGGCAAAAGCACGTAGAGAAGTAACTGAAAAATTGAAACTTGTCGATATTGTATTTGAGTTAATCGACGCAAGATTACCTTTATCTTCGAGAAATCCAATGATTGATGAAGTGATTCATCAAAAGCCTAGGCTGCTTATTTTAAATAAAGCAGACCTAGCAGATAACGCGGAAACAACTAAATGGATTCAGTATTTTAAAGAACAAGGAATGGATGCAGTAGCCATCAATTCATTCCAAGGGCAAGGCTTGCAAAAGGTTACGAAAACTGCCAAAGAAATCCTTGCACCTAAAATCGAACGCATGCAAAGCAGAGGCATTCGACCGGGTGCAATTCGTGCAATGATTGTTGGAATTCCTAACGTTGGAAAGTCAACATTAATTAATAGGTTAGCAAAAAGAAATATCGCTAAAACAGGGAATACCCCTGGGGTAACACGAGCGCAACAATGGATAAAGTATGGCAAAGAATTAGAGTTACTAGATACGCCTGGTATTCTATGGCCAAAATTTGAAGATCCAGTTGCGGGCTATAAACTTGCATTAACAGGTGCAATCAAAGATACCTTGTTAAATATGGATGACTTAGCATTATTTGCGCTTCGCTTTTTAGAAGGACATTATCCTGAACGACTCAAGGAAAAATACGGACTCACGGAAATTGGGGAAAGTCCTGATGAAATTATAGCTGTGTTCGATCATATTGGCCAGCTGCGGAATGTCATAACGACTGGTGGAGAAATCGATTATGATAAAGTATCTGAACTAATTGTCCAAGATGTTCGCAATGAACAACTAGGGAAATTAACATTCGATCTCACGGAAGAATTGCATTAA
- the lepB gene encoding signal peptidase I: MNDKKKKNETWEWIKALLIAFGLAAIIRVFLFTPIVVDGVSMMPTLADGDKMIVNKIGYTIGKPDRFDIIVFHAPEQKDYIKRIIGLPGDEIEYRDDVLYVNGQAMEEPYLDKYKAESEELPLTEDFMLEDKISSKVVPEGHVFVLGDNRRKSKDSRHIGVVPIDEIIGKTKFVFWPMKDFGFVD; the protein is encoded by the coding sequence ATGAACGATAAAAAGAAGAAAAATGAAACTTGGGAATGGATAAAAGCACTTTTAATTGCATTCGGTTTAGCGGCAATTATTCGAGTATTTTTATTTACGCCAATCGTAGTAGATGGCGTATCCATGATGCCGACTTTAGCGGATGGAGATAAAATGATTGTTAATAAAATTGGTTATACAATCGGGAAGCCTGATCGATTCGATATTATCGTGTTTCATGCACCTGAACAAAAAGATTATATTAAGCGGATTATTGGCCTTCCGGGTGATGAAATTGAATATCGCGACGATGTGCTATATGTTAACGGGCAAGCGATGGAAGAACCTTATCTAGATAAATACAAAGCAGAATCGGAGGAGCTACCGCTTACAGAAGATTTTATGCTTGAAGATAAAATTTCATCAAAAGTTGTCCCAGAAGGACATGTATTTGTATTAGGCGACAACCGAAGAAAAAGTAAGGATTCGCGTCATATTGGAGTGGTCCCAATCGATGAAATTATTGGAAAGACAAAATTTGTCTTTTGGCCAATGAAAGACTTTGGATTCGTTGATTGA
- the sucC gene encoding ADP-forming succinate--CoA ligase subunit beta produces the protein MNIHEYQGKQLLRNYGVAVSNGIVAFSPEEAVKAAKQLATDVFVVKAQIHAGGRGKAGGVKIAKNLDEVRAYAKELLGKILVTEQTGPEGKEVKRLLIEEGSNIEKEYYIGLVLDSATDRVVLMGSEEGGVDIEAVAEETPEKIFKEIIDPVVGLTGFQARRMAFNMNIPKHLVNKAVKFMSGLYNVFIDKDASTVEINPLVVTAEDDILALDAKFNFDESALYRHKDIVELRDFDEEDPKEIEASKYDLSYIALDGNIGCMVNGAGLAMATMDTINYYGGSPANFLDVGGGATAEKVTEAFKIILSDEAVKGIFVNIFGGIMKCDVIAEGVITAAKEVGLQVPLVVRLEGTNVDKGKELLNESGLNIIAAGSMADGAQKIVELVG, from the coding sequence ATGAATATCCATGAATATCAAGGTAAACAGCTTTTACGTAATTATGGTGTAGCTGTTTCAAACGGAATTGTCGCGTTTTCACCTGAAGAAGCAGTTAAAGCAGCGAAACAACTAGCGACTGACGTATTCGTTGTAAAAGCACAAATCCACGCGGGTGGCCGAGGCAAAGCCGGTGGGGTTAAGATAGCAAAAAATCTTGACGAAGTACGTGCATATGCAAAAGAATTACTTGGTAAAATTCTCGTAACTGAACAGACGGGTCCTGAAGGTAAGGAAGTAAAGCGCTTACTAATCGAAGAAGGCTCAAACATTGAAAAAGAATATTACATAGGCCTTGTATTGGATAGTGCAACTGATCGTGTCGTACTAATGGGATCTGAAGAAGGTGGCGTTGATATTGAAGCGGTTGCAGAAGAAACGCCTGAAAAGATCTTCAAAGAAATCATCGATCCAGTCGTTGGATTAACTGGATTCCAAGCACGTCGTATGGCATTCAACATGAACATTCCTAAACATCTTGTTAACAAAGCAGTGAAATTTATGTCAGGTCTATACAACGTTTTCATCGATAAAGACGCATCAACAGTGGAAATTAATCCTCTAGTTGTTACGGCAGAAGACGACATTTTAGCACTTGATGCAAAGTTTAACTTTGATGAAAGTGCATTATATCGTCATAAAGATATCGTAGAACTTCGTGACTTTGACGAAGAAGATCCAAAAGAAATCGAAGCATCGAAATATGACCTCAGCTATATTGCACTTGACGGAAATATCGGGTGTATGGTAAATGGCGCCGGCCTTGCGATGGCAACGATGGATACAATCAATTATTACGGCGGGTCACCAGCTAACTTCCTAGACGTTGGTGGTGGTGCAACAGCTGAAAAGGTTACAGAGGCGTTCAAAATCATCCTTTCAGATGAAGCGGTAAAAGGCATTTTCGTCAATATTTTCGGTGGAATTATGAAGTGTGACGTTATCGCAGAAGGTGTTATTACAGCTGCGAAAGAAGTTGGTCTTCAAGTCCCATTAGTCGTACGTCTAGAAGGTACGAATGTTGACAAAGGAAAAGAATTACTGAACGAATCAGGACTTAACATCATCGCTGCTGGTTCAATGGCAGACGGTGCACAAAAGATTGTTGAACTCGTAGGCTAA
- the rplS gene encoding 50S ribosomal protein L19 — protein sequence MQNIIAEVTKDQLRTDLPKFRAGDTVRLHVRIVEGTRERIQIYEGVVIKRRGGGISETFTVRKISNGVGVERTFPVHTPKIEKIDVVRRGKVRRAKLYYLRSLRGRAARIKEIR from the coding sequence ATGCAAAACATTATTGCAGAAGTTACAAAAGATCAGCTTCGTACAGATTTACCGAAATTCCGTGCGGGAGACACAGTTCGTTTGCACGTAAGAATCGTAGAAGGAACGCGTGAGCGTATCCAAATTTACGAAGGTGTTGTTATTAAACGCCGTGGTGGAGGAATTAGTGAAACTTTCACAGTTCGTAAAATTTCTAACGGAGTAGGCGTTGAGCGTACATTCCCTGTACATACGCCAAAAATCGAAAAAATTGACGTTGTTCGTCGCGGTAAAGTACGCCGTGCAAAACTGTACTACCTACGCAGTCTACGTGGAAGAGCTGCACGTATCAAAGAGATTCGCTAA